A stretch of the Nitratireductor thuwali genome encodes the following:
- a CDS encoding GH25 family lysozyme: MRLPALVILLPFALLGLAGCSGGSAVDALQIAEPSRETTGSILRPDVGIPGADGGEVITSVTEAGMTALAEPADVNTPALEQVALHVPKPPVRPAGKPSGGKVYSQKFRDAKPVNFGKVTPQHHAVHGVDVSRWQGEIDWATLRGQGANFAYIKATDGGDHLDPMFRKNWDAAARAGLRRGAYHFFYWCRTAAEQADWFIRNVPKVKGALPPVIDVEYNHQSDCKRRWPRADVLEKMQVFMDRLERHYGQRPIIYTAPDFYRDNLQGAFPNHPFWLRAVAEHPSKVYPGRDWVFWQYSGSGLSQGVNGKIDLNVFRGDERAWWNWVGQVAG; encoded by the coding sequence ATGCGTTTGCCCGCTCTTGTCATTCTTCTTCCTTTCGCCCTCCTTGGCCTGGCCGGCTGTTCCGGCGGGTCTGCCGTCGATGCGCTGCAGATCGCCGAGCCCTCGCGCGAGACGACCGGCTCCATCCTTCGGCCCGACGTGGGTATCCCGGGCGCGGACGGCGGCGAGGTCATCACCTCCGTCACGGAAGCCGGCATGACCGCGCTCGCCGAGCCCGCAGACGTCAATACGCCGGCGCTCGAGCAGGTTGCGCTGCATGTGCCGAAGCCGCCGGTGCGGCCGGCCGGAAAGCCCTCGGGCGGCAAGGTCTACAGCCAGAAGTTCCGTGACGCCAAGCCGGTCAATTTCGGCAAGGTCACGCCGCAGCATCACGCCGTGCACGGCGTCGACGTCTCGCGCTGGCAGGGCGAGATCGACTGGGCGACGCTGCGCGGGCAGGGCGCCAATTTCGCCTATATCAAGGCCACCGACGGCGGCGACCATCTCGACCCGATGTTCCGCAAGAACTGGGATGCCGCGGCGCGCGCCGGCCTCAGGCGCGGCGCCTACCATTTCTTCTACTGGTGCCGCACGGCGGCCGAGCAGGCCGACTGGTTCATCCGCAACGTGCCGAAGGTGAAGGGCGCGCTGCCGCCGGTGATCGACGTGGAGTACAATCATCAATCCGACTGCAAGCGCCGCTGGCCGCGCGCCGACGTTCTGGAGAAGATGCAGGTCTTCATGGACCGGCTGGAGCGGCACTACGGCCAGCGCCCCATCATCTACACCGCCCCCGATTTCTACCGCGACAATCTGCAGGGCGCCTTCCCCAACCACCCCTTCTGGCTCCGCGCCGTGGCCGAGCACCCCTCCAAGGTCTATCCGGGCCGCGACTGGGTCTTCTGGCAATATTCGGGCTCCGGCCTCAGCCAGGGCGTGAACGGCAAGATCGACCTGAACGTGTTCCGCGGGGATGAGCGCGCCTGGTGGAACTGGGTGGGCCAGGTGGCGGGGTAG
- a CDS encoding type 1 glutamine amidotransferase domain-containing protein, producing MHDITGKRVAILATHGFEQSELEVPLNKLREAGAEVHVVSLEPGQIKGWDKKDWGRPVPVDKTLDEASADDYDALVLPGGQINPDLLRVETKALSFIKDFWTANKPVGAICHAPWLLIEVGIVKDRRITSYHSIKTDVMNAGGRWENSEVVTDQGLVTSRHPGDLDPFCEKLSEEIREGRHERRAA from the coding sequence ATGCACGACATTACAGGAAAACGCGTCGCCATCCTCGCCACCCACGGCTTCGAGCAGTCCGAGCTGGAGGTGCCGTTGAACAAGCTGCGCGAGGCCGGCGCCGAGGTTCATGTGGTCTCGCTGGAGCCGGGCCAGATCAAGGGCTGGGACAAGAAGGACTGGGGCAGGCCCGTCCCGGTCGACAAGACGCTCGATGAGGCGAGCGCGGACGACTACGACGCCCTGGTATTGCCGGGCGGCCAGATCAATCCCGATCTCCTGCGCGTGGAGACGAAGGCGCTCTCCTTCATCAAGGATTTCTGGACGGCGAACAAGCCCGTCGGCGCCATCTGCCACGCGCCCTGGCTGCTGATCGAGGTCGGCATCGTGAAGGACCGCCGCATCACCTCCTACCACTCGATCAAGACCGACGTGATGAATGCCGGCGGCCGGTGGGAGAACAGCGAGGTCGTCACCGACCAGGGCCTCGTCACCAGCCGCCATCCCGGCGATCTCGACCCCTTCTGCGAGAAGCTCTCGGAAGAGATCCGCGAAGGCCGCCACGAGCGCCGCGCCGCATGA
- a CDS encoding GIY-YIG nuclease family protein, with product MTGYVYMVASQKRGTIYIGVTNDLGRRIPEHKEGMGSRFTSRYGVQRLVWYEEHFDLRDAIQREKSLKRWPRQWKIDLIEKTNPEWQELLRGWGW from the coding sequence ATGACCGGCTATGTCTACATGGTCGCCAGCCAAAAGCGCGGCACGATCTATATCGGCGTGACGAACGACCTCGGCCGCCGTATTCCTGAGCACAAGGAAGGCATGGGCTCGCGCTTTACCAGCCGCTACGGCGTGCAGCGGCTCGTCTGGTATGAAGAGCATTTCGACCTGCGGGATGCGATCCAGCGGGAGAAATCGCTCAAGCGCTGGCCGCGCCAGTGGAAGATCGACCTGATCGAGAAGACCAACCCGGAGTGGCAGGAACTGCTGCGCGGGTGGGGGTGGTGA